A region of Toxorhynchites rutilus septentrionalis strain SRP chromosome 1, ASM2978413v1, whole genome shotgun sequence DNA encodes the following proteins:
- the LOC129776213 gene encoding attractin-like protein 1, translated as MPLLPEFLQKMLGAVFMGETKCRSKCSRLLGSVVVRLSLVLVLVQFCVQAAAGGSSPGTINGGTSSGGKCSEIRCMNGGSCKNGTCICLDGWQGSECQFCGGKVRLTDPRGNIHDGHGNYSIGVKCSWLIDARDHNSIADKLSPAGSGKPSAIRLHLEEFATECGWDHLYVYDGDSVESPLLAVFSGLMYRQNFSIRRIPEVFAHSGSALLHFFSDDAYNMSGFNISYEVNACPTRDTRMNCSGHGECVYGECSCDVGWSGPACNVERCPNNCSSHLGRGACNVIQQRCICAKGFDGNDCSQVRSHGVWKTINSEDTIGFAPPGSASHGAAVFRDTFYIIAGESYSKAKALMYMYDFNGKVWETAHTDSKATPDIRYGASTVMYGDKIFMYGGVVEGKGVCGELWAFDVSAKNWENITVKAEQCNEIYAMCGPLKSAGHTATLISNFEGGKKGHSQRMVVIFGHSPQFGYLNTVQEYNFGTREWKIVKTKGYPVNGGYGHSAAYDPLKEKIYVYGGIVSESDSTQLLSNKLYSYEPHSRVWTLEAAAPTARFLHTANFISPGLMIVFGGNTHNDTSHSFGAKCYSRDLMVYDIICDSWHIQHMPQDLRADLARFGHSAIVFEESLYIYGGFDGQMVNDMLKFSPGNCRAFNRSEQCLNTRPGYKCVWDIQKSKCVPILDVDKGALFSRDQINYEVCPQESRLVMTRQALQDYELCSQLSSCQSCVSTSYGCMFCGIGNGKGYCAKEKCPDVSYTYRADFYPTRKLKDCPENDEQTCVQLHGCHACSSYKFCHWDYEHSKCYYVGNKTGEILNDALPCPPACSVLTTCGNCTQEECIWCQNEQRCVDKNAYTASFPYGQCREWTTGSNKCRAASTGKSQCGFYKTCAQCRDDPACGWCDDGSLTGLGRCLPGGDSGAHEEMECPAVRWHFTHCPSCQCNGHSTCPDAKTCKQPCKDPMVGQNCEKCKPGYWGNPVNGGSCQKCDCNGQAQYCHSETGKCFCSTKGLAGDHCEKCDATNHYHGDPSRGSCYYDLTIDYQFTFNLSKKEDRHFTQINFRNSPVKSDIDADFSITCSVAAKMNITIRTAGGPEKPLFSAVNCSTFRYRFSKAEHHFGIEDNVTLTTFFVYVYDFQPPLWIQIAFSQYPKLNLQQFFITFSTCFLLLLLMAAILWKIKQRYDMFRRRQRLFVEMEQMASRPFSQVLVEIESKEYNELSPAVENITSAPRKRKKDSPSPIALEPCEGNRAAVLSLLVRLPTGGHLHSPPGQSAGLAVASALVTLGNPRRPSIEHPKEPKSKRKQSQHPDSCI; from the exons ATGCCCCTGCTGCCGGAATTCTTACAGAAAATGTTAGGGGCTGTTTTCATGGGCGAGACGAAGTGCCGTAGCAAATGCTCGCGGCTGCTGGGCAGTGTTGTGGTGCGACTCTCACTTGTACTAGTGCTGGTCCAATTTTGTGTGCAGGCCGCTGCAGGCGGAAGCAGTCCAGGTACCATCAACGGAGGTACGTCCAGCGGGGGAAAATGTTCCGAAATCAGATGCATGAACGGAGGCAGCTGCAAGAACGGCACCTGCATCTGTCTCGATGGCTGGCAGGGCTCCGAATGTCAGTTCTGTGGGGGAAAAGTTAG GTTGACGGACCCACGGGGAAATATCCACGACGGTCACGGCAACTACTCGATCGGCGTCAAGTGCAGCTGGTTGATCGATGCCCGGGACCACAACAGTATAGCCGACAAACTGTCACCGGCGGGCAGTGGAAAGCCCTCGGCCATCCGGTTGCACCTGGAGGAATTTGCGACCGAGTGCGGTTGGGACCATCTGTATGTGTACGATGGGGATAGTGTCGAGTCGCCATTGCTGGCGGTGTTCAGTGGACTCATGTACCGGCAAAACTTCAGCATCCGACGTATCCCGGAAGTGTTTGCCCACAGCGGCTCGGCGTTGTTGCATTTCTTCAGCGACGACGCGTACAATATGTCAGGATTCAATATAAGCTACGAGGTGAATGCATGTCCCACAAGGGATACGAGGATGAACTGCTCCGGTCATGGGGAGTGTGTTTACGGGGAGTGCAGCTGTGACGTGGGTTGGAGCGGACCGGCGTGCAATGTGGAACGCTGTCCGAACAACTGCTCGTCGCATCTGGGTAGGGGGGCGTGTAACGTGATCCAGCAGCGATGCATCTGCGCCAAGGGCTTCGATGGAAACGATTGCTCGCAGGTGCGATCGCACGGTGTTTGGAAGACGATCAATTCAGAGGATACGATCGGATTTGCGCCGCCAGGCAGCGCTTCCCACGGGGCGGCGGTGTTCAGGGATACGTTCTATATAATCGCGGGCGAGAGCTATAGCAAGGCGAAAGCTCTGATGTACATGTATGACTTCAATGGAAAGGTTTGGGAGACGGCTCATACGGACTCGAAGGCCACACCGGACATACGGTATGGTGCATCGACAGTGATGTACGGTGATAAGATTTTCATGTACGGTGGAGTGGTAGAGGGAAAGGGTGTGTGTGGGGAGCTTTGGGCGTTCGACGTGAGCGCCAAAAATTGGGAAAACATTACGGTCAAAGCAGAGCAGTGTAATGAAATATACGCGATGTGTGGTCCGCTGAAATCCGCTGGACATACCGCGACGTTGATCTCCAATTTTGAGGGTGGAAAAAAGGGACATTCCCAGAGGATGGTTGTGATATTCGGCCATTCGCCACAGTTTGGTTATTTGAACACGGTGCAGGAGTACAACTTCGGAACGCGTGAGTGGAAAATAGTGAAAACCAAAGGCTATCCGGTGAACGGTGGCTATGGCCATTCGGCGGCGTACGATCCGCTTAAGGAGAAGATCTATGTTTATGGTGGAATAGTGTCCGAAAGCGACAGCACACAGCTGTTGAGCAACAAATTGTACAGCTACGAGCCACACAGTCGGGTATGGACGTTGGAAGCTGCAGCCCCAACGGCCAGATTTCTACACACGGCAAACTTCATAAGCCCAGGGTTGATGATTGTGTTTGGCGGGAATACACATAACGATACGTCCCACAGTTTCGGAGCCAAATGTTACAGCAGAGACCTCATGGTTTACGACATTATTTGCGACTCGTGGCATATTCAGCATATGCCCCAGGATCTCCGAGCTGATTTGGCCCGCTTCGGACACTCTGCAATTGTGTTCGAGGAATCTCTGTATATATACGGTGGCTTCGATGGCCAGATGGTAAACGATATGCTGAAATTCTCACCCGGCAATTGTAGGGCTTTCAATCGCTCCGAACAGTGTTTGAACACTCGGCCGGGTTACAAGTGCGTATGGGACATTCAGAAAAGTAAATGCGTGCCCATTCTGGATGTGGACAAAGGGGCACTGTTCAGCAGAGATCAAATCAATTACGAAGTTTGTCCTCAGGAAAGCAGATTGGTTATGACCCGACAGGCCCTGCAGGACTATGAGCTGTGTAGTCAGCTAAGCAGCTGTCAGAGCTGTGTGTCCACATCGTACGGGTGTATGTTCTGTGGTATCGGTAATGGGAAAGGCTACTGTGCGAAGGAGAAATGCCCGGATGTGTCGTACACATATCGGGCTGATTTCTACCCGACCAGGAAGTTGAAGGATTGTCCGGAGAACGATGAACAAACTTGCGTCCAGCTACACGGATGTCACGCTTGCTCTTCGTACAAATTCTGTCACTGGGATTACGAGCACAGCAAGTGCTACTACGTGGGCAATAAGACGGGTGAGATTCTGAACGATGCACTTCCATGCCCGCCGGCCTGTTCGGTGTTGACAACTTGTGGTAACTGTACACAGGAGGAGTGTATCTGGTGCCAGAATGAACAGCGTTGCGTAGATAAGAATGCTTACACTGCGAGTTTCCCTTACGGCCAGTGCCGCGAGTGGACGACGGGATCAAATAAATGTCGTGCCGCTAGCACAGGGAAGAGTCAGTGTGGTTTCTATAAAACGTGTGCCCAATGCAGAGATGATCCAGCGTGCGGTTGGTGCGATGATGGCTCGTTAACTGGCCTCGGCAGATGCCTGCCAGGGGGTGACAGTGGTGCCCACGAAGAAATGGAATGCCCCGCCGTTCGATGGCACTTTACGCATTGTCCCAGCTGCCAGTGCAATGGTCATAGCACATGTCCGGATGCCAAAACCTGCAAACAGCCCTGCAAGGATCCAATGGTTGGACAAAATTGCGAGAAGTGTAAGCCAGGCTATTGGGGTAATCCAGTCAACGGTGGCAGCTGTCAAAAATGCGATTGCAATGGACAGGCACAGTACTGTCACAGCGAAACGGGCAAATGCTTCTGCAGCACTAAGGGTCTGGCCGGAGATCATTGCGAGAAGTGTGACGCCACTAACCACTACCACGGTGACCCTAGCCGTGGGTCATGCTATTACGATCTCACCATAGACTATCAGTTCACTTTCAACCTGTCGAAGAAAGAGGATCGTCACTTCACTCAGATCAACTTCCGCAACTCGCCGGTCAAATCGGACATCGATGCGGACTTCAGCATCACTTGCTCGGTTGCGGCCAAAATGAATATCACTATCCGGACAGCGGGCGGCCCTGAGAAGCCCCTATTCTCCGCCGTCAATTGCTCCACCTTCCGGTACCGGTTCTCGAAGGCCGAACATCACTTTGGCATCGAGGACAACGTGACGCTGACGACGTTTTTCGTGTACGTGTACGACTTCCAACCACCGCTGTGGATACAGATTGCTTTCTCGCAGTACCCGAAGTTGAATCTGCAGCAATTTTTCATTACGTTTTCCAC ATGCTTCTTACTCCTCCTGCTAATGGCTGCTATTTTGTGGAAGATCAAGCAACGCTATGACATGTTCCGCCGACGGCAACGGCTGTTCGTCGAAATGGAACAGATGGCCTCTCGGCCGTTTTCTCAG GTTCTGGTTGAGATTGAAAGCAAAGAGTACAATGAGCTGTCACCAGCAGTGGAGAACATTACCAGTGCACCGAGGAAGCGGAAAAAG GATTCGCCAAGTCCCATCGCACTGGAGCCATGTGAGGGTAACAGGGCGGCAGTGTTATCACTTCTAGTCCGGCTGCCAACAG GTGGCCACCTGCACTCTCCTCCTGGTCAATCGGCAGGTCTAGCCGTAGCAAGTGCATTAGTAACGTTAGGTAACCCGCGACGGCCGTCGATAGAGCATCCGAAGGAACCTAAGTCTAAGCGTAAGCAGAGCCAACATCCCGATAGTTGTatataa
- the LOC129775729 gene encoding general transcriptional corepressor trfA-like: MRATRYSRGGRSSNGRFRGSSGGRNTGSRFVRHRQPSLERTTNYRVAPVQSYSVAYPLRHNHHYHVGEENHSRYHPVPQYSPHLEARERYLEYRYKSPVQMMVVQSPSVEENVHERTSRKRDRTPRETHGRTRRRVPSPSPVLSDISSGSSFFGEVVDSDAYASPDYDELTSEEEEIVDEEEQEEEVLEETVKRKKRKKEKKRKEREKEKEKERKQRKREKKRKKEIMEERICPPEHDVAQSKEIFSSGKNILVSVSFADGDAEERREQAEKNHRKAKKKKASRKKSKTGNKPADDNYKMKHDDSGESASANQKKKRKLDENIKPVAIIDLDRSPGKQVISSPKEVIVLSDEEGGNKAKNKPATDQVGPNTPPEPAPKSPESYDPFDPTKSSTQSPLSGHNIGSISTVSYPEHHHLHHLHHHSHQRQLKDAHLAMSHTSLDLNSAGGDHYDDSVLDLHPSSPMDQLSPRGLYRQSPLKSHRPTVARKPGHPSVTATTTSGATVPGATAAVPPPPFGDDMEDGDISPYSPRSSDCDDHMFDPPPEGEGMVANGNSGQQPKTIALTVDNLRKVFGNDKKTLYGDLRRPNEAVVMVDEMYKPQKITLEMLDDIPNSAVDLQIKEKLIQKLQRQERIIEEVKHFLKPHFNKKRLNKDEYKDIMKKSVPKICHSRSGEINPAKIQNLITAYVKKAIAKRRLGASGGNAIVSSTTAVT, from the exons ATGCGTGCTACCCGGTATTCGCGCGGTGGGAGATCTTCGAACGGTCGCTTTCGCGGTAGTAGCGGTGGACGTAACACGGGATCACGATTTGTGCGCCACAGACAGCCAAGTCTCGAACGAACGACAAACTATCGAGTGGCTCCGGTGCAATCTTATTCGGTGGCTTATCCGTTAAGGCACAACCATCACTATCATGTCGGCGAGGAAAACCATTCGCGTTATCACCCGGTACCGCAGTATTCGCCGCATCTGGAGGCTCGGGAACGGTACTTGGAGTATCGATATAAATCACCCGTTCAGATGATGGTGGTACAGAGTCCTTCTGTGGAGGAGAATGTTCATGAGAGGACCTCTCGGAAGAGAGATCGTACTCCGCGGGAAACGCATGGAAGGACCAGACGTCGCGTTCCTAGCCCCAGTCCTGTACTGAGTGATATAAGCTCCGGGAGTAGTTTCTTTGGGGAAGTGGTTGACAGTGATGCTTACGCAAGTCCGGATTATGACGAACTCACGAGTGAGGAAGAGGAAATAGTGGATGAGGAGGAGCAGGAGGAGGAAGTGCTGGAGGAAACTGTGAAACGCAAGAAACggaagaaagagaaaaagaggaAGGAAAGGGAGAAAGAGAAGGAAAAGGAGCGGAAACAGCGGAAAAGAGAGAAGAAACGTAAGAAGGAAATAATGGAGGAGCGGATTTGTCCACCCGAACATGACGTAGCCCAGTCGAAGGAGATATTTTCCTCCGGTAAGAATATCCTGGTCAGTGTCAGCTTCGCCGATGGCGATGCGGAAGAGCGGAGAGAACAGGCGGAGAAGAATCACAGAAAGGCCAAGAAGAAGAAAGCAAGTCGGAAGAAGTCAAAAACGGGAAACAAACCTGCGGATGATAACTATAAGATGAAGCATGATGATTCAGGAGAG TCGGCTTCTGCGAATCAGAAGAAGAAACGCAAATTGGATGAGAATATTAAGCCGGTTGCGATCATTGACTTGGATCGATCTCCCGGCAAACAAGTTATTTCCAGCCCGAAGGAGGTAATCGTTCTGAGCGATGAAGAGGGAGGCAATAAGGCGAAAAATAAACCGGCCACCGATCAGGTTGGGCCGAATACACCTCCTGAGCCGGCGCCGAAGTCACCAGAATCGTACGATCCGTTCGATCCTACAAAATCCTCCACCCAATCGCCCCTATCCGGGCACAATATCGGAAGTATTTCCACGGTGAGCTATCCAGAGCATCACCATCTGCACCACCTGCATCATCATTCGCATCAGCGCCAGCTGAAGGATGCGCATCTAGCGATGTCGCATACCTCACTTGATCTCAACAGCGCCGGTGGAGATCACTACGATGATAGCGTCCTCGATCTCCATCCGTCTTCTCCAATGGACCAGCTGTCACCTCGAGGTCTCTACCGGCAATCCCCGCTCAAGTCACATCGACCTACGGTCGCGAGGAAGCCAGGTCACCCATCTGTAACCGCCACCACCACATCCGGTGCGACAGTTCCTGGTGCAACAGCAGCAGTACCACCCCCTCCCTTTGGAGACGATATGGAAGACGGCGATATTTCTCCCTATTCGCCCCGGTCTAGCGACTGTGATGATCATATGTTCGATCCACCTCCAGAGGGAGAAGGCATGGTAGCCAATGGAAATAGCGGCCAACAGCCGAAGACAATTGCCCTCACTGTGGATAATCTGAGGAAGGTGTTTGGCAACGACAAGAAGACGCTATACGGAGACCTGCGGAGGCCCAACGAGGCGGTCGTGATGGTAGATGAAATGTACAAGC CTCAAAAAATAACCCTCGAAATGCTGGATGACATTCCGAACTCTGCCGTCGATCTGCAGATCAAAGAGAAG CTGATACAAAAACTTCAACGCCAGGAGCGAATCATTGAAGAGGTGAAGCACTTCCTTAAACCCCATTTCAATAAGAAGCGGCTCAATAAGGACGAGTATAAGGATATTATGAAAAAGTCCGTTCCGAAG ATCTGTCACAGCCGCTCGGGCGAGATAAATCCGGCCAAGATCCAGAATCTGATCACGGCGTACGTGAAGAAAGCGATCGCCAAGCGGCGGCTCGGCGCGAGCGGTGGAAATGCGATAGTTTCCTCGACGACTGCTGTCACGTGA
- the LOC129775710 gene encoding nuclear pore complex protein Nup133 encodes MDKSLGSIFAQPKTSTISRSRQSLSGSLFSGAGRKTSVLPSGPVARKGRYSLSSRSNISILQVVAKSDYNILECYGLPLPVQINEILTFSERSAPVSINYGQNGWAWLVHGRRLLIWQFRDGSIRSTSGTTTPADNFPPQRRPVASQCRQLTLPHCDIGHKATLISVFIADGHQMASCLAVSPAGDVRYWPSIAHDGSSIDECNILEGQEFEELVGLSSGNYLLVTTTCSLVQLLVQLQGGRQTIVSRLVKAPSGFFGGIGKKFASIIIGMNSVQEKENKLVKISSEKISGNEWHITVLADKWIQRWAFNPSGTNERFLYEDVEILRKIRDFFSHKLWSNSRDSNEIELWTLDMQPTDRGVIILAAACNLHRTFHMYYALLTFVFENDTMVLKENVLMKYKGFYSREREEECIGFKFVANRAMAYVYNDKMILPVLLDRATGSAANSESSSPSEEVEKIEFNVQEDGVLAANCFQNVVLFFSKIHGLVVVTPSDFEPNSEVFNSSISSDVFNPNLSMNDSVFISQSIFAPPTTNAGNLVLYEIDPEEINSTDRNNVNRLKAAFIYHIKRNIPASNEIINEILRSVEEKVVDSELDQTVLKIAQDLAEDIPAADPRWEVTSKHPLGSSTSMQIVQQLREKNIALNQFLDFLHTSSLWDKMGASSSGDIIRPTAQLLSDIGEKIVAAIAIKCLHNSHARIIDEAIDMVLKEGNRSPPSPNLTNQDLFYVQVNQVHEVFKVFGELVESYVKQELTTVQVQTALVEINTITVTVLQEVMKFRESKAELFAVREGLNRYECVPWTASSGKYGMKDILLHMIGNTLRYGIKGSGEPEFKIKHYKQMTELVDYVLDGRRKYLDSVQDEGKLMVLKQQYESQRSDLIFPLVDAEQYELAAKLAEKYLDFQILVVICDKTNNQARLDEYIERFKEYDFSQFAISWHMRQNKQGDIFQRFKGNQSELARFLSDHPSLAWIQLVFNGELAQAAEVLLALAQNEKELLSRKRVMLSLSKLCALAAEGDFSAQIAEINSEARLLDLQEQIPVEILNIYGYDTKKVLSPEEIVDLYIADEYSNLSEHEFRKALELLDFVEEPIEVRHKIWCAAILRDDWESYNRNAPLDSLQNMMFFRLIDLCYMLDGELENFMPPAKNFLTAPELGELVESKSFQYLLKLGYENIYNSYQKK; translated from the exons ATGGACAAATCGCTCGGTTCTATTTTTGCCCAGCCAAAAACCAGTACCATTAGCAGATCCCGCCAGTCACTCAGTGGATCGCTTTTCTCCGGAGCCGGCCGAAAAACTTCTGTTCTTCCCAGCGGTCCGGTTGCTAGGAAAGG TCGCTACAGTTTATCGTCTCGGTCCAACATCTCCATCCTTCAGGTGGTGGCGAAGTCCGATTACAATATTCTGGAATGCTACGGTTTACCGCTGCCGGTGCAGATCAACGAAATTCTCACGTTCTCCGAGCGAAGCGCTCCTGTTTCCATCAATTATGGCCAAAACGGGTGGGCTTGGTTGGTACACGGTCGTCGGCTGCTAATCTGGCAGTTCCGTGATGGCAGCATTAGATCAACGTCTGGCACCACTACTCCTGCAGACAATTTCCCGCCACAGCGCCGCCCGGTGGCCAGTCAATGTCGCCAACTGACACTCCCGCACTGCGACATTGGCCACAAAGCGACACTGATCTCGGTGTTCATCGCAGATGGCCATCAAATGGCTTCCTGTTTGGCGGTTTCACCTGCCGGTGATGTGCGCTACTGGCCCTCGATAGCGCACGATGGATCGTCAATTGATGAGTGTAATATTCTGGAAGGACAGGAATTTGAGGAACTGGTTGGATTGAGCAGTGGTAACTACTTGCTCGTGACAACCACTTGCAGTTTGGTACAGTTGCTGGTTCAACTGCAGGGCGGAAGGCAAACGATTGTGTCGCGACTAGTGAAGGCACCTTCCGGGTTTTTCGGTGGCATCGGGAAGAAGTTTGCATCGATCATTATCGGGATGAACAGTGTTCAGGAGAAGGAAAAT AAACTGGTGAAGATTAGCAGTGAGAAGATCTCCGGCAACGAGTGGCACATCACCGTACTTGCCGATAAGTGGATCCAGAGATGGGCCTTCAATCCAAGCGGTACGAACGAACGCTTTCTTTACGAAGATGTGGAAATTTTGCGTAAAATACGAGACTTTTTCTCACACAAACTCTGGAGTAACAGTCGGGACAGTAACGAGATTGAGTTGTGGACACTGGACATGCAACCGACGGATCGAGGGGTTATCATATTAGCTGCAGCGTGTAATCTTCACCGAACGTTCCACATGTATTATGCTCTGCTGACATTCGTTTTCGAAAACGATACCATGGTTCTCAAGGAGAACGTGTTAATGAAGTATAAAGGTTTCTACAGTCGTGAACGGGAAGAGGAATGTATCGGGTTCAAGTTTGTAGCTAATAGGGCGATGGCTTACGTTTACAACGATAAAATGATACTACCGGTTCTTCTCGACAGAGCTACAGGAAGCGCGGCCAACAGTGAGAGTAGTAGCCCTTCGGAAGAGGTGGAAAAGATTGAGTTCAATGTACAGGAAGACGGAGTTTTGGCTGCAAATTGCTTCCAAAacgttgttttatttttctccaaGATTCACGGACTGGTTGTTGTGACACCGTCTGATTTTGAACCTAACAGTGAGGTGTTCAATTCTTCGATATCTTCCGATGTTTTCAACCCCAATTTGTCGATGAATGACTCGGTCTTCATTTCCCAGTCGATTTTTGCACCACCTACAACCAACGCCGGCAATTTGGTTCTCTATGAAATAGATCCAGAGGAGATTAACAGCACCGATAGAAACAATGTAAACCGGCTGAAGGCGGCCTTTATATATCACATCAAACGGAACATCCCCGcttcaaatgaaatcatcaacgAAATACTTCGAAGTGTTGAAGAGAAAGTCGTGGATAGCGAGCTGGATCAAACCGTACTAAAAATTGCACAAGACCTCGCGGAGGATATACCAGCGGCGGATCCTCGCTGGGAGGTCACATCGAAGCACCCCCTCGGCTCGTCTACGTCCATGCAAATTGTTCAACAACTTCGCGAGAAAAACATCGCTCTGAATCAGTTTTTGGACTTCCTGCACACGTCCAGCTTGTGGGACAAAATGGGAGCCTCAAGCTCCGGAGATATCATCCGTCCAACGGCCCAGCTCTTGTCCGATATTGGCGAAAAAATCGTGGCGGCGATTGCCATCAAGTGTCTTCACAACAGCCACGCTCGCATCATCGATGAAGCGATCGATATGGTGCTGAAGGAAGGCAACCGCTCTCCGCCCTCGCCCAATCTAACCAATCAGGATCTGTTTTACGTGCAGGTAAACCAGGTGCACGAGGTGTTCAAAGTCTTCGGGGAGCTGGTCGAGAGCTACGTGAAACAGGAGCTCACGACCGTTCAGGTGCAGACGGCACTGGTGGAGATCAATACGATAACGGTAACCGTTCTGCAGGAGGTGATGAAGTTTCGCGAATCCAAGGCGGAACTTTTCGCCGTCCGAGAAGGGTTGAATCGATACGAGTGCGTACCGTGGACAGCTTCCTCCGGCAAGTATGGTATGAAGGATATTCTGCTGCATATGATTGGCAATACACTTCGGTATGGGATCAAAGGAAGTGGAGAACCAGAGTTCAAGATAAAGCACTACAAGCAAATGACTGAGTTGGTGGATTATGTGCTGGATGGAAGACGGAAGTACCTGGACAGTGTGCAGGACGAGGGAAAGCTGATGGTGTTGAAGCAGCAGTACGAGTCGCAGAGAAGCGATTTAATATTTCCATTGG TTGACGCCGAGCAGTACGAGCTGGCAGCCAAACTAGCCGAAAAATATCTCGATTTCCAAATTCTAGTCGTAATCTGCGACAAAACTAACAACCAGGCCCGCCTAGATGAGTATATCGAACGTTTCAAGGAGTACGACTTTTCCCAGTTCGCCATCAGTTGGCATATGCGCCAGAACAAGCAGGGTGACATCTTCCAGCGCTTCAAGGGTAATCAGTCCGAATTGGCACGGTTCCTTTCGGATCATCCCTCACTGGCATGGATTCAGCTTGTTTTCAATGGTGAACTGGCGCAGGCTGCCGAGGTACTGCTTGCGCTCGCTCAGAACGAAAAAGAACTGCTAAGCCGGAAACGAGTGATGCTATCGTTGTCCAAGCTGTGTGCGTTGGCCGCCGAAGGGGATTTCAGTGCCCAAATCGCTGAGATTAACTCGGAAGCGAGATTGTTGGATCTACAGGAGCAAATTCCTGTCGAAATCTTGAACATTTACGGATACGACACGAAGAAGGTTCTCTCGCCGGAGGAGATTGTTGAT CTATACATCGCCGACGAGTACAGCAATTTGTCGGAACACGAGTTCCGCAAGGCCCTAGAGTTGCTGGATTTTGTTGAGGAACCGATCGAAGTGCGACATAAGATCTGGTGCGCTGCCATTCTGCGGGATGATTGGGAAAGCTACAACCGCAATGCGCCTCTGGATTCGTTGCAAAATATGATGTTCTTCCGTCTGATCGATCTCTGCTACATGCTGGACGGAGAACTGGAAAACTTTATGCCGCCTGCGAAAAACTTCCTCACTGCGCCCGAGCTCGGTGAGCTCGTTGAGAGTAAATCCTTCCAGTATTTGTTGAAGTTGGGCTATGAGAACATCTACAATTCGTACCAGAAGAAGTGA